The following is a genomic window from Sphingomonas sinipercae.
TCTATTTCGGCTTCATGCTCGCCGAGCGGACCCGGATCCCGAAGAAGGTGCGCAATATCGCCGGTTCGTCGGAGCATTCGATCGCCATCCTCAAGGGCACGTCGCGGATCGCGGAGGACATCCAGACCTATGTGTGGGTGCAGACACTGACCGGCGTCATGCTGGCGTTCGTGTCCGCGGTTGCGATGCTTTCGGTCGGGCTGGACAATGCGTTGTTCTGGACCTTCGTCCTATTCCTACTGTCCTTTATCCCGGTGATCGGCGTGACGGTGGGATCGGTGGCGCCGGCGCTGTTCGCGCTGCTGCAATTCACCAGCGTCTGGCCGGCGATCATCATCTTCGGCGCGATCCAGATCGCCGCCGCGATCGTCGGCAATGTCATCTATCCCAAGATGCAGGCGCAGACGCAGAACATCGGTTCGGTCGCGACTCTGCTTGCGCTTGCGTTCTGGACTTTCCTGTGGGGGCTGCCCGGGGCGTTCCTGGCAGTGCCGTTGACGCTGATGCTGATGATGGTCTTCGCCAATTTCGAAAGCACCCGCTGGGCGGCCGTGCTGCTGTCCAACGACGGCGCGCCCAACTTTCCCAAAATGCTTCCGACCGGCAACAGCCCGCACAAGAACTAGCGGCGGAGCCGGCCAGGTCGCGGGAACGAGTCCCGTGACCTGGCCAGACCGCGCCTTTGAAGCTTAGCCCCAGACCTTCACGCGCTTGTCGGGAGCGAGATAGAGCTTCTGCCCCGGCTGGACGTTGAAGGCCGGATACCAGGCGTCGAGGTTGCGGACGGTCAGCGCGCGATACTGGCCGGGCGCGTGGCCGTCGGTGGCGATGCGGCCGCGCAGTGTCTCGTCCCGCATCTTGCTGGCCCATGCCTGGGCGTAAGCGATGAAGAAGCGCTGGTCGGGCGTGAAGCCGTCGATGGTCGGCCCTTCCTTGCCGCCGAGCGAAGCCTTGTAGGCGTCATAAGCCGCGGCGAGGCCGGCGACGTCGGCGATGTTCTCGCCCAGCGTCAGCTTGCCGTTGACGTGCAAGCCGGGGAGCGGCTCGTAAGCGTCATATTGGGCGGCAAGCGCTGCCCCGGCCTGCTGGAACTTGGCGAAGTCCGCCGGAGTCCACCAGTTGCGCAGCCGCCCGGTCGAATCGAACAGCGCGCCATTATTGTCGAAGCTGTGACTGATTTCGTGGCCGATGACGCTGCCGATCGCGCCATAGTTGAAGGCCGCGTCCGCCTTGGGATCGAAGAACGGCCGAACCAGGATCGCCGCCGGGAAATTGAGCGCGTTCTGCACCGGCAGGTTGACGGCGTTGACCAGCTGCGGCGGCATCCACCATTCGGCCCTGTCCATCGGCTTTCCGAGCTTGGCGATCTGATGTTTATACTCGCCAAGCGCCGCCGCCTTCTGGTTCGCGTAGGCATTGTCGGCGGTGATCGGCACGGCCGAATAATCGCGCCAGCTGTCTGGGTAGCCGACCCCGACGACGATGTTGCGCACCTTCTTGAGCGCTTCTTCCTTGGTCGATGGCGCCATCCACTGGATCGATTCTACGCGCTTGGCGAAGGCTTCCTTGATCCCGTCGACCATCTTCTGGACTTCGGCCTTGG
Proteins encoded in this region:
- a CDS encoding AI-2E family transporter, which encodes MSVETRRLGVAQGLVATAAAVWLLYYLRTILIPLVVAFVLTVLVDALVRSLQKRWPRLQSWVVSSLAALVIIGSIASAIYVIGQGGAQIVNQGPALLARVEGLIADIGASWGAKEQLKLSAVIGQISIPHLAGQVLTGLQGLVSSLFIVLVYFGFMLAERTRIPKKVRNIAGSSEHSIAILKGTSRIAEDIQTYVWVQTLTGVMLAFVSAVAMLSVGLDNALFWTFVLFLLSFIPVIGVTVGSVAPALFALLQFTSVWPAIIIFGAIQIAAAIVGNVIYPKMQAQTQNIGSVATLLALAFWTFLWGLPGAFLAVPLTLMLMMVFANFESTRWAAVLLSNDGAPNFPKMLPTGNSPHKN